In the Gossypium arboreum isolate Shixiya-1 chromosome 10, ASM2569848v2, whole genome shotgun sequence genome, one interval contains:
- the LOC108482219 gene encoding uncharacterized protein LOC108482219 isoform X1: MADDKPTLEPLLEWFEALIEGTIGQELETRALQGLIITKAEKGFIRTEFTIPSLAADVDGNWHGGAIATLMDIVGAIAIYSVLDHPAKSVDFSISYYSTAKIEKEVEINAKVLGNKGKLIQVMIEVRRKGMTSRSLPSASFEKQLRVSDFTFLTSMILIKLNRLFSHLMGLTNNGRKCRSKYALDIRKI; the protein is encoded by the exons ATGGCAGATGATAAACCAACCCTGGAGCCACTCCTCGAATGGTTTGAGGCTCTCATTGAAGGAACCATCGGCCAGGAGTTGGAAACCCGAGCTCTCCAAGGACTGATCATAACGAAAGCTGAAAAGGGATTCATACGAACTGAGTTCACCATCCCAAGCCTCGCCGCT GATGTTGATGGGAATTGGCATGGCGGAGCTATTGCAACCTTGATGGATATCGTGGGAGCTATTGCTATTTATTCTGTTTTAGATCATCCTGCGAAATCGGTGGATTTCAGCATTTCGTATTATTCAACTGCTAAGATTGAA AAAGAAGTGGAGATCAATGCAAAGGTTTTGGGAAACAAGGGCAAGCTTATACAGGTGATGATAGAGGTCCGAAGGAAAGGAATGACTTCACGGTCCCTACCGTCAGCAAGCTTTGAGAAACAACTAAGAGTTTCTGATTTTACATTTTTAACATCTATGATCCTAATTAAGTTAAACAGATTATTTTCCCATTTAATGGGATT
- the LOC108482219 gene encoding uncharacterized protein LOC108482219 isoform X3: MADDKPTLEPLLEWFEALIEGTIGQELETRALQGLIITKAEKGFIRTEFTIPSLAADVDGNWHGGAIATLMDIVGAIAIYSVLDHPAKSVDFSISYYSTAKIEGLICRKKWRSMQRFWETRASLYR, translated from the exons ATGGCAGATGATAAACCAACCCTGGAGCCACTCCTCGAATGGTTTGAGGCTCTCATTGAAGGAACCATCGGCCAGGAGTTGGAAACCCGAGCTCTCCAAGGACTGATCATAACGAAAGCTGAAAAGGGATTCATACGAACTGAGTTCACCATCCCAAGCCTCGCCGCT GATGTTGATGGGAATTGGCATGGCGGAGCTATTGCAACCTTGATGGATATCGTGGGAGCTATTGCTATTTATTCTGTTTTAGATCATCCTGCGAAATCGGTGGATTTCAGCATTTCGTATTATTCAACTGCTAAGATTGAA GGGCTTATATGCAGAAAGAAGTGGAGATCAATGCAAAGGTTTTGGGAAACAAGGGCAAGCTTATACAGGTGA
- the LOC108482543 gene encoding uncharacterized protein LOC108482543, with product MMADTSNEDDQSMAMMHLQLQRSLKWLDDVTNGIIGYELESRSLAGLQVIEARTGFLRCNFIVPLLASDINGNWHVGAIATIIDNVGGAAIYSTGHYLKVTVNFNITYYSTAKIQDEVEIEAKVKGNKGKLTSIAVEVRNKSNGGRLIASAAQWTAANDYRSPQPQSQAKL from the exons ATGATGGCTGACACCTCCAATGAAGACGATCAAAGCATGGCGATGATGCATTTGCAGTTGCAGAGATCTCTAAAATGGCTGGATGACGTCACCAATGGAATAATTGGTTACGAGCTCGAGTCTCGAAGCCTTGCAGGTCTTCAGGTCATCGAAGCTCGCACCGGCTTCTTGCGTTGTAACTTCATCGTCCCCCTTCTTGCTTCC gatATAAATGGAAATTGGCATGTGGGAGCTATAGCAACTATAATAGACAATGTGGGTGGTGCTGCCATATATTCCACCGGTCACTATTTAAAAGTCACCGTCAATTTCAACATTACATACTATTCAACAGCTAAGATTCAG GACGAAGTAGAGATAGAAGCAAAGGTAAAAGGGAACAAAGGAAAGCTTACATCTATTGCGGTGGAGGTTCGAAACAAATCCAACGGTGGACGGTTAATAGCAAGTGCCGCTCAGTGGACGGCTGCTAATGACTATAGATCACCTCAACCTCAATCTCAAGCTAAGCTTTGA